From a region of the Paenibacillus sp. R14(2021) genome:
- a CDS encoding SAF domain-containing protein: MNRRRNMVISAAAALLSGLLVYGVYVLQLRQVKFQETVSVVVPVRFVAAGERLTTDMLGTKQIAKALYSPEMSVRGDELSGMEVVVPLGAGEPLLDWKLDKFRLLPSRSQSTFGIPRDYVLSISNGIRAGDKVMLYVSGETVNSARLFQDPVTVASVKTAGNVEIDDTKNPNLMSLANGDKEGMYASRRDANRMIDYINLNLTEDQWLQLDALCKGGRSKVVIAYSSESLNAGAPAKEQVR, translated from the coding sequence ATGAATCGTAGACGAAATATGGTCATTTCAGCGGCAGCAGCGCTTCTATCAGGTCTTCTGGTTTACGGCGTATATGTACTGCAGCTGCGCCAGGTTAAGTTTCAGGAAACGGTCAGTGTTGTTGTGCCTGTTCGGTTTGTCGCGGCGGGTGAGCGGCTTACGACGGACATGCTCGGTACGAAGCAGATTGCCAAAGCCTTGTACAGCCCGGAGATGTCGGTGCGCGGCGACGAGCTGAGCGGGATGGAAGTGGTCGTCCCTCTAGGTGCGGGAGAACCGCTGCTCGATTGGAAATTAGATAAGTTCCGGCTGCTGCCAAGCAGGAGCCAGTCGACGTTCGGCATTCCAAGGGACTATGTGCTTTCCATCTCGAATGGGATCCGGGCAGGAGACAAGGTCATGCTGTATGTGTCTGGGGAGACGGTGAATTCCGCACGGTTATTCCAGGATCCGGTTACGGTCGCTTCCGTCAAGACAGCCGGCAACGTGGAGATCGACGATACGAAGAATCCCAATTTGATGTCGCTGGCAAACGGAGACAAGGAAGGCATGTACGCCTCGAGACGGGATGCCAACAGGATGATTGATTATATCAATTTGAATTTAACGGAGGATCAGTGGCTGCAGCTGGATGCCTTGTGCAAGGGCGGGAGGAGCAAAGTCGTCATTGCATACTCTTCGGAATCGCTGAATGCAGGCGCGCCTGCAAAGGAGCAGGTGCGATGA